One Hevea brasiliensis isolate MT/VB/25A 57/8 chromosome 6, ASM3005281v1, whole genome shotgun sequence genomic window, ACATGGCAGTTGCACACTGCAGGTTTAACTTGAATGCAAGCTGTTTTGATCACTTCAAATTATCATGTAATGTGTACACGTTCCCTGTGATCTGAATAAAAATGAAACAGAGCTTTTGTTTGCCCAATAAAATGATGATTAATATTAAAGTTTGGAGGTGTATCACCTTGAACCcatataattcatatattttgGCAAACAGATATAAGCaatctataaataaataaataaataaaaattcatatctaagataagagttgtgtATATGAAAATGTTAGAGTAGAgttgtaccaattgaggataagttgagagaagaaaaattgaggtggtttgatcatgtgaagcgtaaacaTATATACATAAATAATCAATCTCCTGTCCACACAAACCTAAAGAAATTGCAGGGCAGAGGAGAGATCAATGAAAATGAGGGCTTGCAGGGGCTTCCACCTTCAACTGCAAAGGGCATTAAGATTGGGTATCATTCAGTCTCCAACTCTGTTATCATTCACCAATTCTTTCCATTCTTCTACTTTCACTTCCACACTTCAAGATGCGCACTTCTTCACTTCTAACTTCAAATCTGCTTCTTCTACCCACCTTGATGATGCCTTAGTTTCCTTTAATAGATTTTTATCTGCTCTTGTGaaaataaaacaatatcacactGTCATTTCCTTGTCCAAAACAATTGAATCGCATGGGATCTCACACGATATTTATTCTCTTAACATCTAGATTAACTGCTTCTGCCAATTACACCTTGTCGATTTTGGATTTTCTATTTTGGGTAAAATCCTCAAATTTGGATTAGAGCCCATCATTGTGACATTTACTACCTTAACTAGTGGGCTTTTTACAGAGGGCAAAATCAATCAAGCAGTAGACTTTTTCAATGATTTGGTTGCGAAAGGTTATCGAACTAATGTTCATACTTACACTGTGTTAGTAAAAGGTCTGTGTAAATTTGGGAAAACAAATGTGGCAATTGGGTTGCTGAAGGGAAAGGTTGAGAGAGGTTGTGAGCCAAATACCGTGACATACATTGCAATCATCAACGCCCTTTGCAAGGATAAGCTAGTTGTTGAGGCTTTAGACCTCTTCCCTCAAATAAGGAATAAAGGCATCTCACCTAATGTCATAACGTATTCCTGCCTAATTCATGGTCTCTGCCATTTAGGCAAATGGAATCAAGCTTTAGCCTTGTTGAATGAAATGGTGGTGTAAAACATTTCACCAGATGCTATTACCTTCAGTATATTGATTGACCATCTTTGTAAGGAAGGAATGGTTTCGGAGGTTCA contains:
- the LOC110673944 gene encoding putative pentatricopeptide repeat-containing protein At1g12700, mitochondrial, with protein sequence MRACRGFHLQLQRALRLGIIQSPTLLSFTNSFHSSTFTSTLQDAHFFTSNFKSASSTHLDDALVSFNRFLSALINCFCQLHLVDFGFSILGKILKFGLEPIIVTFTTLTSGLFTEGKINQAVDFFNDLVAKGYRTNVHTYTVLVKGLCKFGKTNVAIGLLKGKVERGCEPNTVTYIAIINALCKDKLVVEALDLFPQIRNKGISPNVITILIDHLCKEGMVSEVQGIFNMMVQRRIKPNVVTCGSLINAYCQHSQIDESRKVFDLMVRRLVIEGPGRTTLAIGDVEMIKEATLLLVAVGWRALVAARNLLPLSTWPVVSVHMK